The Papaver somniferum cultivar HN1 chromosome 3, ASM357369v1, whole genome shotgun sequence genome includes a region encoding these proteins:
- the LOC113356473 gene encoding tyrosine--tRNA ligase 1, cytoplasmic-like isoform X1 yields the protein MADEINISSVSLDGNQEGSTSAASNPEGTQSSLPLEERYRIVRSIGEECIQEEELMRLLANKPEPICYDGFEPSGRMHIAQGVVKAINVNKLTDCGCRVKIWIADWFAQLNNKMGGDLAKIKVVGQYLIEIWKAVGLRNLDKVEFLWSSDEINSRAAEYWPLVMDIARKNNLARITRCCQIMGRSDQDELTAAQILYPCMQCADVFFLKADICQLGMDQRKVNVLAREYCDSIKRKNKPVILSHHMLPGLQQGQEKMSKSDPSSSIYMEDEEAEVNVKIKKAYCPPKIVAGNPCLEYIKYIIFPWFGVFEVQRQEKNGGNKTYESMEELIADYENEELHPADLKPALSKALNKILKPVRDHFANDPNAKALLKKVKDYQKLNKFVLPSAELQSNKVML from the exons ATGGCTGACGAAATCAACATCTCGTCGGTGAGCTTGGATGGAAATCAAGAGGGTTCAACTTCAGCCGCTTCAAATCCTGAAGGAACTCA GTCGTCGTTACCCCTAGAAGAAAGGTACAGGATAGTAAGGAGTATTGGTGAAGAATGTATCCAAGAGGAAGAGCTGATGAGGTTGCTTGCTAATAAGCCTGAACCTATATGTTATGATGGTTTTGAACCCTCTGGACGGATGCACATTGCACAG GGTGTTGTGAAGGCAATAAATGTGAATAAGTTGACAGACTGTGGGTGCAGGGTCAAAATATGGATTGCTGATTGGTTTGCCCAGCTAAACAATAAAATGGGTGGTGACTTGGCCAAAATTAAAGTTGTCGGTCAATATCTGATTGAGATTTGGAAGGCTGTAGGCTTGAGAAATCTTGACAAGGTGGAGTTTTTGTGGTCTTCAGATGAAATAAATTCACGTGCAGCTGAGTACTGGCCTTTAGTGATGGATATCGCTCGTAAGAACAATCTGGCAAGGATAACTAG GTGTTGTCAAATAATGGGTCGCAGTGATCAGGATGAGTTGACTGCTGCCCAGATTTTATATCCTTGTATGCAATGTGCTGATGTCTTTTTCCTAAAG GCTGACATCTGCCAGCTGGGTATGGATCAGCGCAAGGTGAATGTACTTGCTAGAGAGTACTGCGACTCTATCAAGAGAAAGAACAAGCCTGTCATCTTGTCACACC ACATGCTACCTGGACTGCAACAAGGCCAGGAGAAGATGTCAAAGAGTGACCCATCGTCCTCCATTTACATGGAAGATGAAGAG GCTGAAGTTAACGTTAAGATCAAGAAGGCATACTGTCCTCCAAAGATTGTGGCAGGGAACCCATGTTTGGAATACATAAAATACATCATTTTCCCGTGGTTTGGGGTGTTTGAAGTACAACGACAGGAAAAAAATGGGGGGAATAA GACCTATGAAAGCATGGAAGAACTAATTGCTGACTATGAAAATGAGGAACTGCATCCTGCTGATCTCAAGCCAGCTCTTTCAAAAGCTTTGAATAAGATCTTGAAG CCTGTTCGTGATCACTTCGCTAACGACCCTAATGCAAAAGCGCTATTGAAAAAAGTGAAG GATTATCAGAAACTGAACAAATTTGTGTTGCCTTCTGCAGAGCTACAGAGTAACAAAGTGATGCTCTAG
- the LOC113356473 gene encoding tyrosine--tRNA ligase 1, cytoplasmic-like isoform X2 — protein MADEINISSVSLDGNQEGSTSAASNPEGTQSSLPLEERYRIVRSIGEECIQEEELMRLLANKPEPICYDGFEPSGRMHIAQGVVKAINVNKLTDCGCRVKIWIADWFAQLNNKMGGDLAKIKVVGQYLIEIWKAVGLRNLDKVEFLWSSDEINSRAAEYWPLVMDIARKNNLARITRCCQIMGRSDQDELTAAQILYPCMQCADVFFLKADICQLGMDQRKVNVLAREYCDSIKRKNKPVILSHHMLPGLQQGQEKMSKSDPSSSIYMEDEEAEVNVKIKKAYCPPKIVAGNPCLEYIKYIIFPWFGVFEVQRQEKNGGNKTYESMEELIADYENEELHPADLKPALSKALNKILKPVRDHFANDPNAKALLKKVKSYRVTK, from the exons ATGGCTGACGAAATCAACATCTCGTCGGTGAGCTTGGATGGAAATCAAGAGGGTTCAACTTCAGCCGCTTCAAATCCTGAAGGAACTCA GTCGTCGTTACCCCTAGAAGAAAGGTACAGGATAGTAAGGAGTATTGGTGAAGAATGTATCCAAGAGGAAGAGCTGATGAGGTTGCTTGCTAATAAGCCTGAACCTATATGTTATGATGGTTTTGAACCCTCTGGACGGATGCACATTGCACAG GGTGTTGTGAAGGCAATAAATGTGAATAAGTTGACAGACTGTGGGTGCAGGGTCAAAATATGGATTGCTGATTGGTTTGCCCAGCTAAACAATAAAATGGGTGGTGACTTGGCCAAAATTAAAGTTGTCGGTCAATATCTGATTGAGATTTGGAAGGCTGTAGGCTTGAGAAATCTTGACAAGGTGGAGTTTTTGTGGTCTTCAGATGAAATAAATTCACGTGCAGCTGAGTACTGGCCTTTAGTGATGGATATCGCTCGTAAGAACAATCTGGCAAGGATAACTAG GTGTTGTCAAATAATGGGTCGCAGTGATCAGGATGAGTTGACTGCTGCCCAGATTTTATATCCTTGTATGCAATGTGCTGATGTCTTTTTCCTAAAG GCTGACATCTGCCAGCTGGGTATGGATCAGCGCAAGGTGAATGTACTTGCTAGAGAGTACTGCGACTCTATCAAGAGAAAGAACAAGCCTGTCATCTTGTCACACC ACATGCTACCTGGACTGCAACAAGGCCAGGAGAAGATGTCAAAGAGTGACCCATCGTCCTCCATTTACATGGAAGATGAAGAG GCTGAAGTTAACGTTAAGATCAAGAAGGCATACTGTCCTCCAAAGATTGTGGCAGGGAACCCATGTTTGGAATACATAAAATACATCATTTTCCCGTGGTTTGGGGTGTTTGAAGTACAACGACAGGAAAAAAATGGGGGGAATAA GACCTATGAAAGCATGGAAGAACTAATTGCTGACTATGAAAATGAGGAACTGCATCCTGCTGATCTCAAGCCAGCTCTTTCAAAAGCTTTGAATAAGATCTTGAAG CCTGTTCGTGATCACTTCGCTAACGACCCTAATGCAAAAGCGCTATTGAAAAAAGTGAAG AGCTACAGAGTAACAAAGTGA